GGGCTGGGCATCATCATTCCGGTGTTGCCCAAGCTGCTCGAGCAGCTCACGGGCGAGGGCATCAGCCGGGTGTCGGAGTACGCGGGGTGGCTGTCTTTTGCCTACGCGGGGGCCCAGTTTTTGTGTGCGCCGGTGGTGGGGGCCCTCAGCGACCGGCTGGGGCGGCGGCCGGTGCTGCTGGCCGCGCTGCTGGGCCTGGGGCTTGATTACGTGTTTCTTAGCTTCGCGCCCACGCTGGCCTGGCTATTTGTGGGGCGGGTGCTGGCGGGCATTACCGGGGCCAGCTTCACCACGGCCACGGCCTACATCGCCGACATCAGCACGCCCGAGAAGCGCAGCCAGAATTTTGGGCTGGTGGGGGCGGCCTTCGGGGTGGGCTTCATCATCGGGCCGGCGCTGGGCGGGGTGCTGGCCACCTGGGGCCCCCGGGTGCCGTTTATGGCCGCGGCGGTCCTGAGCCTGGTCAACTTCTGCTACGGCTACTTTGTGCTGCCCGAGTCGCTGCCCGCCGAGCGGCGGCGGCCCTTCGCCTGGTCCCGCGCCAACCCCGTGGCCTCGCTGCTGCGGCTGGGGCGCTACCCGGTCATCCTGGGGCTGGTAGCTTCGCTGGTGCTCATCTACTTAGCGGGTTCGGCCACGCAGTCCGTCTGGACGTTCTATACCATCTACAAGTTTGACTGGGGCACCAAGCTGGTGGGCTACTCGCTGGGCGCAGTGGGCTTGTTCACGGCCCTGGTGCAGGGCGGATTGGTGCGCGTGGCCATCCCGAAGCTGGGGGCCCCGCGCGCCATTGTGGTGGGCCTGCTGTGCTACGCACTTGGTTTTGTGCTGTTTGCCTTTGCCACGCACGGCTGGATGATGTTCGCTTTTTTGGTGCCGTACTGCCTGGGCGGCATTGCGGGGCCGGCGTTGCAGGGCACCATTTCGGGCCAGGTGCCGCCCACCGAGCAGGGCGAGTTGCAGGGGGCCCTCACCAGCCTCCTTAGCCTCACGGGCGTGGTGGGGCCCCTGTTTATGACGCACTTGTTCGCCGCCTTCACTGGGCCCGGCGCGGTGGCCGAGTTCCCCGGGGCCCCATTTGCGCTCGGGGCCGTGCTTACGCTGGCCAGCGCCGCCCTGGCCGTGCGCACGCTGCGCAAGTACCCCGCGGCCACTGCGGCGGCCTTGGCGGGGGCTCCCGCCCTGCATTAACTTTGGCGAAGACCCAGTTTAGCTATCCTTTTTTATTCGTTTTTATGTCCATACCCGATACGCTGCCCTTGCTTGATGTCGTGCACCGCGCCGACCTCGGCATTCTGGTGGGCCGCTGGGGCTACCAGCCCGACCCGGCGGCCCTGCCCGCCGCCTACGAGTGCCTGACGGCCCACGCCCACGCCGCCAACTGCCGCTACTGGCTGCAAGACATCCGCCGCCGCGCCTCCAACGACCCCGCCACCACCGCGTGGCTGCTCGGCGAGTACTTCCCCGCCATGGCCGTTCGGCTCGGGCCCCAACTGTGCGTGGCCTACCTCACTAGCCCGGCCCTGCACCAGGCCATACGGGAGGGCCCCGGGTTTGCCGACGTGGATGCCTACGAGGGCCGGCCGTTTGCGGTGGCATTTTTCGGCGACGAGGGCGCGGCCGTGGCCTGGCTGTATGCGCAGCAACAAAGCCAGGGCGCGCCCGGCGGGTCCGCAATTTAAATAAGGAGCCGTTGGGGGCCCAACGCGTGCGGGTAAGTAGCACAGGCCGGTGCCCACCCGCGTCAGGGTACCGAAAAGCCGCCAGAAGTGCCTGTCGGATAGTTTGATTGCTGTTATGAGTTTCCGCTACCGCGTTTTGTCGTGCCGGCAGCCATTACGAGGCAGTGGGTAGCGGGCACCTGAAAACGCCCGTGGCTGTTGACGAGCCCTCACGCTCGGTTGACAAACGGTCGCAGCCTGCCCAAGAACCTACAGAAAGCAGCCTACTGGCGCGTTTGCCAGCCCAGGGCGGTTTCGTATTCCGTGTACAGAAATCGCCGCCGGAACCTCACGGGGGCCCAAAACTGCTCTAAATCGGTCGCTCATAGTCGAATCCGCGTCCTAAGGCGGAGTTCGGCAGCGGCCACGCCCATTTTAGAGCCATTTTATGGGCGGCGGGGGCGGGGTAAGGTGCCTTAAGCATGCCTTTCGTAAAACAGGCCTAGCCAGCGGTGATAAAAATATTTCGGGCGAAGAGGAACACTTATTACGATTATTTCGTAGATTTACGAAACAATCGTAATAATGCTGATGGAACGCCTCACCCAACCCGAAGAAGACGCCCTGCGAGCCCTGTGGCCCCTGCCCGGCGGGGCCTTTGTGAAGGATGTGCTCGACGGCCTGCCCGCCCCGCGCCCGCCCTACACCACGCTGGCCAGTACCCTGCGCAACCTGGAGCGCAAGGGCTACGTGCACGCCGAAAAGCTCGGCAACTCCTTCCGCTTCAGCCCCTTGGTATCGGCCGAAGAC
This genomic stretch from Hymenobacter sp. PAMC 26628 harbors:
- a CDS encoding TCR/Tet family MFS transporter; translated protein: MPAPSSSPRPAALGFIFVTVLIDVIGLGIIIPVLPKLLEQLTGEGISRVSEYAGWLSFAYAGAQFLCAPVVGALSDRLGRRPVLLAALLGLGLDYVFLSFAPTLAWLFVGRVLAGITGASFTTATAYIADISTPEKRSQNFGLVGAAFGVGFIIGPALGGVLATWGPRVPFMAAAVLSLVNFCYGYFVLPESLPAERRRPFAWSRANPVASLLRLGRYPVILGLVASLVLIYLAGSATQSVWTFYTIYKFDWGTKLVGYSLGAVGLFTALVQGGLVRVAIPKLGAPRAIVVGLLCYALGFVLFAFATHGWMMFAFLVPYCLGGIAGPALQGTISGQVPPTEQGELQGALTSLLSLTGVVGPLFMTHLFAAFTGPGAVAEFPGAPFALGAVLTLASAALAVRTLRKYPAATAAALAGAPALH
- a CDS encoding BlaI/MecI/CopY family transcriptional regulator; translation: MERLTQPEEDALRALWPLPGGAFVKDVLDGLPAPRPPYTTLASTLRNLERKGYVHAEKLGNSFRFSPLVSAEDYQRRSLGALVKEHFRDSYKELVSFFAKEEKISAADLQDILRLIEGGDKKAE